The proteins below are encoded in one region of Fibrella aestuarina BUZ 2:
- the katG gene encoding catalase/peroxidase HPI yields the protein MRDNGTQDTKDPSVWDVNDDSHVNTVGKCPFSGGALNKSAGGGTRNRDWWPNALKLNILRQHSPLTDPMDDDFNYAEEFKSLDLAAVKQDIYDLMTTSQDWWPADYGHYGPFFIRMAWHSAGTYRIGDGRGGASSGDQRFAPLNSWPDNTNLDKARLLLWPIKQKYGRKLSWADLMILTGNCALESMGLKTFGFGGGREDIWEPEEDIYWGSETEWLGDSVRYAGSKNGERVLEHPLGAANMGLIYVNPEGPAGNPDPMGAAYDIRETFGRMAMNDEETVALIAGGHTFGKTHGAADPTKYVGSEPAGANIEEMSTGWKNTYGRGHGADTITSGLEVTWTKTPTQWSNDYFDHLFSYEWELTKSPGGAHQWQPKNGAGAGTVPDAHDPAKRHAPMMLTTDLALITDPAYAKISRRFYENPDEFADAFARAWFKLTHRDMGPIERYLGPEVPTEELIWQDPVPAVTHELVNADDIAALKSKILASGLTVSQLVTTAWASASTYRNSDKRGGTNGGRLRLAPQKDWKVNDPEQLATVLQTLEGIQQEFNGAQANGKQISMADLIVLAGCAGVEQGARNAGHEITVPFTPGRGDASQEQTDVVSFQAMEHSADGFRNYVNAKHKSAAEEMLIDKAQLLTLTIPQLTVLIGGMRVLNTNFDHSKHGVFTNRPEALTNDYFVNLLDMSTTWRATSDAQTVFVGSDRKTGEPKWTGTRVDLIFGSNSELRAVAEVYGCSDSQEKFVRDFVAAWDKVMNLGRFNLA from the coding sequence ATGAGAGACAACGGAACTCAGGATACCAAAGACCCATCTGTATGGGACGTGAATGACGATAGCCATGTCAACACGGTGGGCAAATGTCCATTTTCAGGTGGCGCGCTGAACAAAAGCGCGGGTGGCGGTACGCGTAACCGCGACTGGTGGCCCAACGCCCTGAAACTAAACATCCTCCGCCAGCACTCGCCGCTGACGGATCCGATGGACGATGATTTTAACTACGCCGAAGAATTCAAGAGCCTCGATCTGGCGGCTGTCAAGCAGGATATCTACGACCTGATGACCACCTCGCAGGACTGGTGGCCCGCCGACTACGGTCACTACGGCCCGTTCTTTATCCGCATGGCCTGGCACAGCGCCGGTACGTACCGCATCGGTGATGGCCGCGGTGGCGCCAGCTCGGGCGATCAGCGGTTTGCGCCGCTCAACAGCTGGCCCGACAACACCAACCTCGACAAAGCCCGCCTGCTGCTGTGGCCGATCAAGCAGAAATATGGCCGGAAACTGTCGTGGGCCGATTTGATGATCCTCACCGGTAACTGCGCGCTGGAGTCGATGGGCCTGAAAACCTTCGGTTTCGGTGGTGGCCGCGAAGACATCTGGGAGCCCGAAGAAGACATCTATTGGGGTTCAGAAACGGAATGGCTCGGCGATAGCGTCCGGTATGCCGGCAGCAAAAATGGGGAGCGCGTGCTGGAGCATCCGCTGGGTGCGGCCAACATGGGCCTTATCTACGTGAACCCCGAAGGCCCGGCGGGCAATCCTGACCCGATGGGGGCGGCTTACGACATCCGCGAGACGTTTGGGCGCATGGCCATGAACGACGAAGAGACGGTGGCGTTGATCGCGGGTGGCCACACCTTCGGCAAAACCCACGGCGCGGCCGATCCTACCAAGTATGTGGGTTCTGAACCCGCTGGTGCCAACATCGAGGAGATGAGCACGGGTTGGAAAAATACGTATGGCCGTGGCCACGGTGCCGACACCATCACTAGCGGGCTGGAGGTAACCTGGACCAAGACCCCGACTCAGTGGAGCAACGATTATTTCGATCACCTGTTCAGCTACGAATGGGAGTTGACCAAGAGCCCCGGCGGTGCGCATCAGTGGCAGCCTAAGAATGGTGCTGGTGCCGGTACGGTACCCGACGCGCACGACCCGGCCAAACGGCACGCTCCGATGATGCTGACGACCGACCTGGCGCTGATCACCGACCCGGCCTACGCGAAAATCTCACGGCGGTTCTACGAAAACCCGGATGAGTTTGCTGATGCCTTCGCCCGCGCCTGGTTCAAACTGACGCACCGCGACATGGGCCCTATCGAGCGTTACCTCGGCCCCGAAGTGCCCACCGAAGAGTTGATCTGGCAGGACCCCGTGCCCGCCGTAACGCACGAACTGGTCAACGCCGACGATATCGCTGCGCTGAAAAGCAAGATCCTGGCGTCGGGCCTGACGGTGTCGCAACTGGTGACTACCGCCTGGGCATCGGCTTCGACCTACCGTAACTCCGACAAGCGCGGTGGTACCAACGGCGGTCGCCTCCGGCTGGCTCCGCAGAAAGACTGGAAAGTAAACGACCCCGAGCAACTGGCTACCGTCCTGCAAACCCTCGAAGGCATTCAGCAGGAATTCAACGGGGCGCAGGCCAACGGCAAACAGATTTCAATGGCCGACCTGATCGTGCTGGCTGGTTGTGCCGGTGTGGAGCAGGGCGCCCGCAATGCCGGTCATGAGATAACGGTGCCGTTCACGCCGGGTCGTGGCGATGCATCGCAGGAGCAAACCGACGTGGTGTCGTTCCAGGCGATGGAGCACAGCGCCGACGGCTTCCGCAACTACGTCAACGCCAAACATAAGTCGGCGGCTGAAGAGATGTTGATCGACAAGGCGCAATTGCTGACGCTGACGATCCCGCAGCTGACGGTGCTGATCGGCGGGATGCGCGTGCTGAACACCAACTTCGACCACTCGAAGCACGGTGTCTTCACCAACCGACCCGAAGCGCTCACGAACGACTACTTTGTGAACCTGCTCGATATGAGCACGACCTGGCGGGCTACCTCGGATGCGCAGACCGTGTTCGTCGGCAGCGACCGCAAAACGGGCGAACCCAAATGGACCGGCACCCGCGTCGACCTGATCTTCGGATCGAACTCCGAGCTGCGCGCCGTGGCCGAAGTGTACGGATGCAGCGACTCGCAGGAGAAATTCGTGCGTGACTTCGTCGCCGCCTGGGATAAAGTGATGAATCTGGGCCGCTTCAACCTGGCCTAG
- a CDS encoding T9SS type B sorting domain-containing protein, with translation MALLLPLGVMAQELIPNGSFETYLNCPKQDNLLSEAAPWYNPNRATPDFYHTCFNTGQMDLPPRSGQGLGRLFMDLGWAEYMATPLKTPLDAGEAYQFEMYISSATPTRYPSGSFGAYFSQQPLNSPLKDLLSVSGQVQVLDNSPQRLPRRLQWEQLSGCFVARGGERHVTIGNFVKLPVLLGYYYLFIDDVSLRPIRLNLGRDTTLCGRQSTLLLNANTPGGIDYKWNTGSTAQTLTVTKPGKYWVTVTTACKTLSDTITVDYSLDFSLGRDTTLCEGASMTLRVPVPGTFRWQDGSGQATYQVRGPGTYRVQVTGAGCTVADTIQVRYVLPPRLDLGPDKQLCGLEVYTIKPAVAEGTFRWLDAFPETDRMVNASGSFRASVTNDCATVSDVVDIDYSGCECTIQAPDAFSPNADGLNDVFQPVACGDITFTTMAVYNRWGELIFQTSSAPFVWDGTYKGQRCQSAVYTWRVDYKLSRLGKEPVFQTINSRILLAQ, from the coding sequence GTGGCCTTGCTGCTCCCCCTCGGGGTGATGGCGCAGGAACTGATTCCGAACGGTAGCTTTGAGACGTACCTGAACTGCCCCAAACAGGACAATCTGCTCTCCGAAGCCGCCCCCTGGTATAACCCCAACCGGGCTACTCCCGATTTTTACCATACCTGCTTCAACACCGGCCAAATGGACCTGCCGCCGCGTTCGGGGCAGGGATTAGGGCGCTTGTTTATGGATTTGGGCTGGGCCGAATACATGGCCACTCCCCTCAAAACACCGCTCGATGCGGGCGAGGCTTATCAGTTCGAGATGTACATCAGTTCGGCAACGCCAACCCGGTATCCATCGGGCTCGTTTGGGGCGTATTTCTCTCAACAGCCGCTGAACTCCCCCCTGAAAGACCTGCTGAGCGTCAGTGGGCAGGTGCAGGTGCTCGACAACAGCCCGCAACGGCTGCCGCGGCGGTTACAGTGGGAACAACTGAGCGGCTGTTTCGTGGCAAGAGGCGGCGAACGTCACGTTACCATCGGGAATTTCGTCAAACTGCCGGTGTTGCTGGGCTATTATTACCTGTTTATCGATGATGTGTCGCTGCGGCCCATTCGGCTTAATCTGGGCCGCGATACCACCCTGTGCGGGCGGCAAAGTACGCTGCTGCTCAACGCCAACACCCCCGGCGGTATCGACTACAAATGGAACACGGGCAGTACGGCACAAACCCTGACCGTCACCAAACCGGGTAAGTATTGGGTAACCGTAACCACGGCCTGCAAAACCCTGAGCGATACCATCACCGTCGACTACAGCCTCGATTTCAGCCTCGGGCGCGATACCACTCTGTGCGAGGGGGCCTCGATGACCCTGCGTGTGCCGGTGCCGGGTACGTTCCGCTGGCAGGATGGCAGCGGGCAGGCGACCTATCAGGTACGCGGACCAGGTACGTACCGGGTGCAGGTAACCGGGGCGGGCTGCACGGTCGCCGATACCATTCAGGTGCGGTACGTGTTGCCGCCCCGGCTCGATTTGGGACCCGATAAGCAGCTCTGCGGGCTGGAAGTGTACACGATCAAACCTGCCGTAGCCGAAGGGACGTTCCGCTGGCTGGATGCATTCCCCGAAACCGACCGGATGGTGAACGCATCGGGCTCGTTTCGGGCGTCGGTGACCAACGATTGCGCCACGGTCAGCGACGTCGTAGACATCGATTACAGCGGCTGCGAATGCACCATACAGGCGCCCGACGCCTTTTCGCCGAATGCCGACGGATTAAACGACGTCTTTCAGCCCGTTGCCTGCGGCGATATTACGTTCACAACGATGGCCGTGTACAATCGCTGGGGTGAACTCATCTTCCAGACAAGCAGCGCACCCTTCGTGTGGGACGGAACGTATAAGGGACAGCGTTGCCAGTCGGCGGTGTATACCTGGCGGGTCGACTATAAACTGAGCCGACTCGGTAAAGAACCGGTGTTTCAAACCATCAACAGCCGTATTCTGCTCGCCCAGTAA
- a CDS encoding alpha-L-rhamnosidase-related protein, protein MRSFLLALFSLTVSSLWAQAPLAPVALRTDLLLHTDKVWQRGFLTTLTPETAPDSLQMALVRSERPSFSWQLPDTRTGYRQTAWQLVLSSSRANCAAGRGDVWDSGNVPSDQSVGVLLPAGRRLQPNRVYYWKIRVWDDRRRASPYSAIRVFRTAPELADYATSHYPLVKEQQKPARQRTQPNGARLYDFSNDAFGQVWLTAQTTATTDSLVLHLGEALTPGGAVQRKPPGTIRYRRLILRLRPGTHTYPVPIPPDKRNTGPKAIMMPGYIGEVLPFRYIELERPAATVQVGELVRHVVTYPFDDTAATFGSSDTTLNRVWALCKHTIKATSFTGYYVDGDRERIPYEADALINQLAHYATDGEYTMAKRSLDYLIFHATWPTEWSLQNVLIAWNDYRYSGDARNLTRLYTDLSAKLLLPLARPDGLISTRTGLQTPAFKASIHYETFDGRPTLQDIVDWPQQGVLGLGKREAGETDGFVFCDYNAVVNAFHYQALRYMADLADQLGQSADAAQFRQRGEQVKRAYQATFIDPATGLVADGDSTRHASLHANMMALAVGLVPEANRARVLAHIRSRGMACSVYGAQFLLDALYNAHEADYALSLLTSTAERSWYNMIRTGSTMTTEAWDTRYKPNQDWNHAWGAAPANVIVRKLMGVEPLTPAFGVIQVKPQPGALNQASLQLPTLHGPVRVAFTQRTQRWYMRLTLPANSRGVVYVPRLSPTATLWQNGRQLTPPADKHSWQLTNVPSGTHQWEVRP, encoded by the coding sequence ATGCGATCCTTTTTGCTGGCTCTGTTTTCGCTGACCGTGTCGTCGCTATGGGCGCAGGCGCCGCTGGCTCCGGTGGCGCTGCGTACCGATTTACTGCTGCATACCGACAAGGTCTGGCAACGCGGTTTTCTGACCACGCTGACGCCCGAAACAGCACCCGACTCCCTGCAAATGGCCTTGGTCCGCAGCGAACGACCCTCCTTTAGCTGGCAACTACCCGACACCCGCACTGGCTATCGACAGACGGCCTGGCAGCTAGTGCTAAGCTCGTCGCGGGCCAACTGCGCCGCCGGGCGGGGCGACGTATGGGATTCGGGGAACGTACCCAGCGATCAGAGTGTAGGCGTGTTGCTGCCAGCCGGACGGCGCTTACAGCCCAATCGGGTCTACTACTGGAAAATCCGGGTCTGGGACGACCGGCGACGGGCTAGCCCCTATTCGGCGATCCGGGTATTCCGCACCGCCCCCGAGTTGGCCGACTACGCCACGAGCCATTATCCGCTCGTGAAGGAGCAGCAGAAACCGGCCCGGCAACGTACCCAGCCCAACGGCGCGCGGCTGTATGACTTTAGTAACGACGCCTTTGGGCAGGTATGGCTTACCGCCCAAACGACAGCCACCACCGACTCGCTGGTGCTGCACCTGGGCGAAGCGCTCACGCCCGGGGGTGCGGTGCAGCGTAAACCGCCCGGCACCATCCGCTACCGGCGGCTCATCTTGCGGCTGCGCCCCGGCACGCACACGTACCCGGTGCCGATCCCGCCCGACAAGCGTAACACCGGCCCCAAGGCGATTATGATGCCCGGTTACATCGGCGAAGTGCTGCCGTTTCGGTACATCGAGCTCGAACGGCCCGCTGCTACGGTGCAGGTGGGGGAGTTAGTGCGTCACGTCGTCACGTACCCGTTCGATGATACCGCCGCGACCTTCGGTAGCTCCGACACCACGTTGAATCGGGTTTGGGCGCTGTGCAAACACACCATCAAAGCCACCTCGTTTACGGGCTATTACGTCGACGGTGACCGCGAACGGATTCCTTACGAAGCCGACGCGCTGATCAATCAATTGGCGCACTACGCGACCGATGGGGAGTATACCATGGCCAAACGCTCGCTCGATTACCTCATTTTTCACGCCACCTGGCCTACTGAGTGGTCCTTGCAAAACGTACTGATCGCCTGGAACGACTACCGCTACTCGGGCGACGCGCGCAACCTGACCCGCCTCTATACCGACCTAAGCGCCAAACTGCTGCTACCGCTGGCCCGGCCCGATGGCCTCATCAGCACCCGCACCGGTTTACAAACGCCTGCTTTCAAAGCATCGATTCACTACGAAACCTTCGACGGGCGCCCCACCCTTCAGGACATCGTCGACTGGCCGCAACAGGGCGTACTAGGCCTGGGCAAGAGAGAAGCGGGCGAAACCGATGGCTTCGTCTTCTGCGACTACAATGCGGTCGTGAACGCCTTCCATTACCAGGCCCTGCGCTACATGGCCGACCTGGCGGACCAACTCGGTCAATCCGCCGACGCGGCGCAGTTCCGGCAGCGCGGTGAGCAGGTTAAACGGGCCTATCAGGCTACGTTTATCGACCCTGCCACGGGCCTTGTAGCCGATGGCGACAGCACCCGCCACGCATCGTTGCACGCCAACATGATGGCGCTGGCGGTTGGGCTGGTGCCCGAGGCCAACCGAGCGCGGGTACTGGCGCATATCCGGTCGCGGGGTATGGCCTGTAGCGTCTACGGCGCGCAATTTCTGCTCGACGCCCTGTACAACGCGCATGAAGCCGACTATGCCCTCTCGCTCCTGACCTCGACCGCCGAACGGAGCTGGTACAACATGATTCGGACCGGTTCCACGATGACTACCGAAGCCTGGGACACGCGCTACAAACCCAACCAGGACTGGAACCACGCCTGGGGAGCCGCCCCGGCCAACGTAATCGTGCGGAAACTGATGGGCGTCGAACCGCTGACCCCGGCCTTTGGCGTCATTCAGGTAAAACCCCAACCCGGCGCGCTGAACCAGGCGTCGCTACAGCTACCCACCCTGCACGGGCCCGTGCGCGTAGCGTTCACCCAACGTACCCAGCGATGGTACATGCGACTGACGCTGCCCGCTAACTCGCGGGGCGTCGTGTACGTACCCCGCCTCAGCCCAACCGCCACCCTCTGGCAAAACGGCCGCCAGCTTACCCCGCCCGCCGACAAACACAGTTGGCAACTGACCAACGTACCCAGCGGCACCCATCAATGGGAAGTCAGGCCCTAA
- a CDS encoding glycoside hydrolase family 16 protein, producing MPSFSRSCLYLPALLLLLRLNGLAQSATAQSATAQSVTPAAAPTDTTWRLVWADEFDTDGPPNPANWTFERGFVRNHELQWYQPDNAFCQNGRLIIEGRRDQRPNPQHQPGSTDWRRSRPTIDYTAASLKTEGLHSWQYGRFEMRGRIDVSPGLWPAFWTLGVAGEWPSNGEIDIMEYYRNDLLANVAWGTSKRYTANWRTTKTPLASLGGADWASRFHTWRMDWTPEAIRLFVDGQLLNEVLLTQTLNGDGSGKNPFRQPHYLLLNLAIGGDNGGDPSGTTFPTRYEIEYVRVYQR from the coding sequence ATGCCCAGTTTTTCCCGCTCTTGTTTGTATCTGCCCGCCCTGTTGCTGCTATTGCGGCTAAACGGTCTGGCTCAGTCCGCGACGGCTCAGTCTGCGACAGCTCAGTCTGTAACGCCCGCCGCCGCCCCTACCGACACGACCTGGCGGCTCGTATGGGCCGACGAATTTGACACCGACGGCCCGCCCAACCCGGCCAACTGGACCTTTGAGCGGGGCTTTGTACGTAACCACGAACTACAGTGGTACCAGCCCGACAATGCCTTTTGCCAGAACGGCAGGCTCATCATTGAAGGACGGCGCGACCAACGCCCTAACCCGCAACACCAGCCCGGCAGCACCGACTGGCGCCGCAGCCGCCCGACCATCGACTACACGGCGGCCAGCCTGAAAACCGAGGGGCTGCACAGCTGGCAGTATGGTCGCTTCGAGATGCGGGGGCGCATCGACGTCAGCCCCGGTTTATGGCCCGCCTTCTGGACCCTGGGCGTTGCGGGGGAATGGCCGTCGAACGGCGAAATCGACATTATGGAGTATTACCGCAACGACCTGCTGGCCAACGTAGCCTGGGGTACGTCGAAGCGCTACACAGCCAACTGGCGCACCACCAAAACGCCGCTCGCCTCGTTAGGCGGGGCCGATTGGGCGAGTCGTTTTCACACCTGGCGCATGGACTGGACACCCGAAGCGATCCGGTTGTTCGTAGATGGGCAATTGCTCAACGAGGTCTTATTGACGCAGACCCTTAATGGAGATGGCTCGGGCAAGAACCCGTTCCGGCAACCACACTACCTGCTGCTGAACCTGGCGATTGGCGGCGACAACGGCGGCGACCCCAGCGGCACGACCTTCCCAACGCGGTACGAAATCGAGTACGTTCGGGTCTACCAGCGGTAA
- a CDS encoding DUF2264 domain-containing protein, producing the protein MKRRIICLLLIGLCGLIGLTAPLQAQSKRNSRTRSGTAPNLTPTRTDRQYWLYEMDRMVRPVLQSLAHDSLRILMPKVVSKRVDNRDQRLQVQYVEVLGRVLSGMAPWLQAEGGAPDEVALRNQYRQWVLKGLSNALDSTARDYMRFDIAGQSLVDASFLALAVVRAPWLWDHLSATDRDRLVTAIRSTRKFKPGFSNWLLFSAMNEAFFCRFGYDWDPMRVDYALQQMEQWYVGDGMYTDGPRYAFDYYNSYVIHPYLAAITGIIGTKTNAYAAMTDKIRRRNERYAVIQERLINTDGSFPATGRSIVYRGAAFHHLADIAWRKSLPTSLKPAQVRGALTAVLRKTLESPTTYQNGWLTIGLYGAQPDIADVYNNQGSLYLATSLFLPLGLPATDPFWADPPQPWSAQAIWSGSDFPNDHGEDLR; encoded by the coding sequence ATGAAACGCCGGATTATCTGTCTGCTGCTGATCGGATTGTGCGGGCTGATCGGCCTGACCGCGCCGCTACAGGCCCAGTCGAAACGAAACAGCCGGACCCGCTCGGGCACGGCACCTAACTTGACGCCAACTCGCACCGACCGCCAATACTGGCTCTACGAGATGGACCGGATGGTGCGGCCCGTGTTGCAGAGCCTGGCCCACGACAGCCTGCGTATTCTGATGCCCAAAGTAGTATCGAAACGGGTCGACAACCGCGATCAACGGCTGCAGGTGCAGTATGTGGAAGTGCTGGGCCGGGTGCTGAGCGGCATGGCGCCCTGGCTACAGGCCGAAGGTGGCGCCCCCGACGAAGTGGCCCTGCGCAACCAGTACCGGCAGTGGGTGCTCAAAGGCCTGTCCAACGCGCTCGACTCCACGGCCCGCGACTACATGCGGTTCGACATCGCCGGTCAGTCGCTGGTCGATGCGTCGTTTCTGGCGCTGGCGGTCGTGCGGGCGCCGTGGCTGTGGGATCACCTGTCGGCCACTGACCGCGACCGGCTCGTTACGGCCATTCGCAGCACGCGTAAATTCAAGCCGGGTTTTTCCAACTGGCTGTTGTTTTCGGCCATGAACGAAGCCTTTTTCTGCCGCTTCGGCTACGACTGGGACCCGATGCGCGTCGACTACGCGCTGCAACAAATGGAGCAGTGGTACGTGGGCGACGGGATGTACACCGACGGTCCCCGCTATGCCTTCGACTATTACAACAGCTACGTCATTCACCCTTATCTGGCCGCCATTACGGGCATCATCGGCACCAAAACCAACGCCTACGCGGCCATGACCGACAAAATTCGTCGGCGCAACGAACGGTACGCCGTCATCCAGGAACGGCTCATCAACACCGATGGCTCGTTTCCGGCCACGGGTCGCTCCATCGTGTATCGGGGGGCGGCGTTTCATCATCTGGCCGATATAGCCTGGCGAAAGTCCTTGCCAACATCACTGAAACCGGCGCAGGTGCGGGGCGCGCTGACCGCCGTGCTTCGGAAAACACTTGAAAGCCCCACCACCTATCAGAACGGCTGGCTGACCATCGGCCTGTATGGCGCGCAACCCGACATTGCCGACGTGTATAACAACCAGGGGAGCCTCTATCTGGCCACCAGTTTGTTCCTGCCGCTCGGCTTGCCCGCCACCGACCCGTTCTGGGCCGACCCGCCGCAGCCGTGGAGTGCCCAGGCCATCTGGAGCGGCAGCGATTTCCCCAATGACCACGGCGAAGACTTACGCTGA
- a CDS encoding heme-degrading domain-containing protein: MNSSIDRDLAQIAHQEAQLQFDTFDADTAWQLGTLLKEAVAARHKAVSIEIRLVGQPLFFYAMPGTTPDNDDWIRRKRNVVERFHRSSYAMGLELARKQTSLDDKWGLPVRDYAPHGGSFPIWLRGTFVGTITISGLPQREDHSIVVAVLADWLNKPLAQLALTEAV, translated from the coding sequence ATGAATTCCTCAATCGACCGCGATCTGGCGCAGATTGCCCATCAGGAAGCGCAGCTTCAATTCGACACCTTCGACGCCGACACGGCCTGGCAGCTGGGTACGTTGCTGAAAGAAGCCGTTGCCGCCCGGCACAAAGCGGTATCGATCGAGATCCGGCTGGTGGGGCAGCCGTTGTTTTTCTACGCCATGCCCGGCACCACGCCCGACAACGACGACTGGATTCGGCGGAAACGGAACGTGGTCGAGCGCTTTCACCGCAGTTCCTACGCGATGGGGCTGGAACTGGCCCGCAAGCAAACATCGCTCGACGACAAGTGGGGCCTTCCCGTTCGGGATTATGCGCCCCACGGCGGTAGTTTCCCCATCTGGCTGCGGGGTACGTTTGTGGGCACCATTACGATTTCAGGCCTGCCGCAGCGCGAAGACCACAGCATCGTGGTGGCGGTGCTGGCCGATTGGCTGAACAAACCGCTGGCCCAACTGGCGCTGACGGAGGCTGTCTGA
- a CDS encoding iron chaperone, which yields MNAAQSTPTTIDDYIATFPAAVQSLLTQVRATIREAAPEATETIKYAMPTYVLDGNLVYFAAFAKHIGFYATPSGQEAFRERLAGYKTGKGSIQFPFDKPIPHDLIRDMVRYRVAENRAKAAAKRQQKATIS from the coding sequence ATGAACGCTGCCCAATCGACACCGACGACGATCGACGATTACATTGCCACGTTCCCGGCAGCGGTGCAATCGCTGTTGACGCAGGTACGTGCCACCATCCGGGAAGCAGCCCCGGAAGCGACCGAAACCATCAAATACGCCATGCCGACCTACGTGCTCGACGGCAATCTGGTCTATTTCGCGGCCTTCGCGAAGCACATCGGCTTCTACGCCACACCGTCGGGGCAGGAGGCATTCCGGGAGCGTCTGGCGGGCTACAAGACGGGCAAAGGCTCGATCCAGTTTCCATTCGATAAACCCATTCCGCACGACCTGATCCGCGATATGGTGCGGTATCGGGTTGCCGAAAACCGGGCGAAAGCGGCGGCGAAGCGGCAACAAAAAGCAACCATCAGCTAA
- a CDS encoding PQQ-dependent sugar dehydrogenase, whose product MNRLFRPATLLGVSLTALLLACNKDEPFNTQIPEKNDQPTTSTVEGNVFEPALVAATDQRIGQLRVPTGFTIAKFADGLGKPRQLAVSESGNVYVTNREAGTVTRLRDTNADGVVDEKQVVATIKSVHGITIHSGTMYLVAIKEVFSAPINGDGSLGTLRQLIGDLPDAGQHPNRTIGFGPDGLMYLTVGSTCNACAEPNPEHATMLVANPDGSNRRIYASGLRNTIGFGWHPQTKELYGFDHGIDWLGDEQQQEELNLIKQGAFYGWPYIYGDGNYNPHPRPMGDTTYAQIRARTTVPTLGYTPHAAPLAMTFYTAPSSATAAFPADYQNDAFVTMRGSWNRTKPSGYNVVRVKFENGKPVRIDDFVTGFLVENNQSQFGRPVGIATLPDGSLIFTDDNNGVIYRVSYRK is encoded by the coding sequence ATGAACCGACTTTTTAGACCTGCTACGCTCCTGGGCGTAAGCCTGACGGCCCTGTTGCTGGCCTGTAACAAAGACGAGCCGTTCAACACCCAGATTCCGGAGAAGAACGACCAGCCAACGACCTCGACAGTCGAAGGCAATGTATTCGAACCGGCGCTGGTGGCCGCTACCGATCAGCGGATTGGGCAGCTCCGGGTGCCAACTGGCTTCACCATCGCCAAGTTTGCCGATGGGTTGGGTAAGCCCCGCCAATTGGCCGTCAGTGAGTCGGGCAATGTGTATGTCACAAACCGGGAAGCAGGCACCGTGACGCGGCTCCGCGACACCAACGCGGATGGGGTCGTCGATGAAAAACAGGTGGTCGCTACCATCAAGAGCGTGCACGGTATCACCATCCATTCGGGAACGATGTACCTGGTGGCCATCAAGGAGGTGTTTTCAGCGCCTATCAACGGCGATGGGTCGCTGGGTACGTTGCGGCAGCTTATTGGCGATCTGCCCGATGCCGGACAGCACCCAAACCGCACGATCGGGTTTGGCCCCGACGGCCTGATGTACCTCACCGTGGGGAGCACCTGTAACGCCTGCGCCGAACCCAATCCCGAACATGCCACGATGCTGGTAGCGAACCCCGACGGCAGCAATCGGCGGATTTACGCCAGCGGATTGCGCAACACCATTGGCTTCGGCTGGCATCCGCAGACCAAAGAGCTGTATGGCTTCGATCACGGGATCGACTGGCTGGGCGATGAGCAGCAGCAGGAAGAGCTGAACCTCATTAAGCAGGGCGCTTTCTACGGCTGGCCCTATATCTATGGCGATGGGAACTACAACCCACATCCACGCCCGATGGGCGACACGACGTACGCCCAGATTCGGGCGCGCACTACGGTACCGACGCTTGGCTACACGCCTCACGCCGCTCCGCTGGCCATGACGTTCTACACGGCACCCAGCTCGGCCACAGCGGCCTTCCCTGCGGATTATCAAAACGACGCCTTTGTGACGATGCGCGGCTCGTGGAACCGGACCAAACCATCGGGCTACAACGTGGTTCGGGTGAAGTTTGAGAACGGCAAACCCGTTCGGATCGATGATTTTGTGACGGGCTTCCTGGTCGAAAATAACCAGTCGCAGTTTGGGCGGCCGGTTGGGATTGCTACCCTGCCCGATGGCTCGCTGATTTTCACCGACGATAACAACGGGGTGATTTACCGGGTCAGTTACCGAAAGTAG
- a CDS encoding DUF1330 domain-containing protein, which translates to MIYFTQLIYVKEGQEAVFHQFEEVAIPLIADHNGRLLARIRPADEAYIEHQIDKPYEIHLVEFDSEADFHAFSRDDRRQQFLHLKEQSVARSVLIQGIRL; encoded by the coding sequence ATGATCTATTTTACGCAATTGATTTACGTTAAGGAAGGGCAGGAAGCTGTATTCCACCAGTTTGAGGAAGTTGCTATCCCGCTGATTGCCGACCATAACGGCCGCCTGCTGGCCCGGATCCGCCCGGCGGATGAGGCCTATATCGAGCATCAGATCGACAAACCGTATGAAATCCACCTGGTCGAGTTTGATAGCGAAGCCGATTTTCACGCCTTCAGCCGCGACGACCGCCGTCAGCAGTTTCTGCACCTGAAAGAGCAGTCGGTAGCGCGGTCGGTACTGATTCAGGGCATCAGGCTGTAA